A part of Salvelinus alpinus chromosome 23, SLU_Salpinus.1, whole genome shotgun sequence genomic DNA contains:
- the dis3l2 gene encoding DIS3-like exonuclease 2, giving the protein MDPPHQSKGGNRPRDGKRGPSQSTVPHQKDAYARLLSQHHSSKFRSYLDQYVQQQGEERGPSEQRQGLAYSEKQDIPQRKRDQAFIECSDSSDFSPSPMKGKGGEESSLSLYMDKLNSRGALQEPERRQGVSDKQRRGERRDTNTSQDGDVESGEEFASLKQRDSQHQQQIRNKDHKDHVYKVPTSNQGNKDMSYGASPPKAFSSFPAQAQEKKKSKKKNVPKTNADNKSGGPMYPDFDADMSTSPLNKSKNMQPQGATTPSDKGKKTRGSQGGSKKQVFEAYMTTEDVSHGLKRGELIQGSIRINPKKYHEAFIAAPDGKRDIFLDGTAARNRALNGDVVVVQVFPQEQWKVVKSDSEGVSEPETQSGRSQTPGKKTKRPPSPDVIVEAETEAEEQLAKRVENISLNVTEDGIKKEILQRTAKVVYIVEQKHSRAATGFLKFLPDKPFAMFSPVDHRVPRVNVPLPDCPHDFCSRPGDYANILFIVRITSWPDDSNFAEGRLAKTLGQAGEIEPETEGILIEYDVDFSEFSVEVLGCLPQKLPWTIPPEEFGNRRDLRKECIFTIDPATARDLDDALSCKPLPDGNFELGVHIADVSYFMEEGNALDFIASRRATSVYMVQKVIPMLPRLLCEELCSLNPLTDRLTFSVIWKITPEGKILSEWFGRSVIRSCIKLSYDHAQSMIEAPDKLFQADELPPCAAEHPMDEIHQAVLNLHSIAKRLRAQRFQGGALRLDQLKLSFTLDRETSMPQGCYVYQYRDSNKLVEEFMLLANMATAHQIYRSFPNKALLRRHPPPQTKMVDDLQEFCDQMGLNIDFSTAGTLHKSLNETLGDDEYTSARKEVLTHMCSRPMQMAMYFCTGVLKEELLFRHYALNVPFYTHFTSPIRRYADVIVHRLLAASLGCGPHLELKGEEVQKQASHCNDKKTASKRVQELSSELFFSVFVKESGPLDSEAMVMGILDQAFDVLVLRYGVQKRIYCKGLHGLETFHFHKVGKKGELTLVWAAEEPGKPSVRQEISIFSLVDVQLRADGAPMKYSAVIKRPNETA; this is encoded by the exons AtggatcctcctcatcaatccaagggagGCAACAGGCCTCGGGATGGCAAACGTGGACCAAGCCAGTCCACTGTCCCTCATCAGAAAGATGCCTATGCCAGACTCCTCAGCCAGCATCACAGCAGCAAGTTCAGATCCTACCTGGACCAGTATGTCCAacaacagggggaagagagggggccGAGCGAACAGAGGCAGGGATTAGCATACAGCGAAAAACAAGACATACCGCAGAGAAAAAGGGACCAGGCGTTTATTGAGTGCTCTGACTCGAGTGACTTCTCGCCTTCGCCTATGAAAGGTAAGGGAGGCGAAGAGAGCTCTCTGTCCTTGTACATGGACAAGCTGAATAGTCGGGGAGCCCTGCAGGAGCCggagaggaggcagggggttTCCGACAAGCAGCGACGCGGGGAGAGGAGGGACACCAACACCAGTCAGGATGGAGATGTGGAGTCCGGAGAGGAGTTTGCCTCCCTCAAACAGAGGGACTCCCAGCACCAACAACAGATAAGAAACAAAGACCACAAAGACCATGTTTACAAAGTGCCCACAAGTAACCAAGGGAACAAGGACATGAGTTATGGGGCATCCCCCCCGAAAGCCTTCTCATCTTTCCCAGCTCAGGCGCAAGAGAAGAAGAAGTCCAAGAAGAAGAATGTGCCAAAGACCAACGCAGATAACAAGAGCGGTGGGCCCATGTATCCTGACTTCGATGCAGACATGTCAACATCCCCCCTTAACAAATCCAAAAACATGCAACCACAAG GTGCCACTACGCCTTCTGACAAGGGTAAGAAGACTAGAGGAAGCCAAGGAGGATCAAAGAAGCAAGTGTTTGAAGCGTACATGACCACAGAGGACGTTTCCCACGGCCTGAAGAGAGGAGAGCTCATTCAG GGATCCATAAGAATCAACCCCAAAAAGTACCACGAGGCTTTCATTGCAGCACCG GATGGCAAGCGGGATATCTTCCTGGATGGAACCGCAGCCCGCAACAGGGCCCTGAACGGGGATGTGGTTGTGGTGCAAGTTTTCCCTCAGGAGCAGTGGAAG GTTGTGAAGTCAGACAGCGAAGGCGTGAGCGAACCAGAGACCCAGTCTGGGAGGAGCCAGACACCAGGAAAGAAGACCAAACGCCCCCCCAGTCCTGATGTCATTGTGGAAGCCGAGACTGAAGCTGAGGAACAACTGGCCAAGAGGGTGGAGAACATCAGCCTCAACGTCACAG AAGATGGAATTAAAAAAGAGATACTCCAAAGGACTGCTAAG GTGGTGTACATAGTGGAGCAGAAGCACTCGCGGGCCGCCACAGGCTTCCTCAAGTTCCTCCCGGACAAGCCCTTTGCCATGTTCTCTCCTGTTGACCACCGCGTTCCACGGGTAAATGTTCCCCTGCCAGATTGCCCCCATGACTTTTGCTCCCGCCCGGGAGACTACGCCAACATCCTGTTCATCGTCCGCATCACCAGCTGGCCAGACGACAGCAACTTTGCCGAGGG TCGACTTGCTAAGACTCTGGGCCAGGCCGGGGAGATTGAGCCGGAGACCGAGGGCATCTTGATAGAGTACGATGTGGACTTCTCCGAGTTCTCTGTCGAGGTGCTGGGCTGCCTGCCCCAGAAGCTGCCCTGGACCATCCCCCCTGAGGAGTTCGGCAACAGGAGAGACCTGAG GAAAGAATGCATATTCACAATTGACCCAGCTACCGCCAGAGACCTGGATGATGCGTTGTCTTGCAAACCACTGCCCGACG gCAACTTTGAGCTGGGCGTCCACATTGCTGACGTGAGTTATTTCATGGAAGAAGGCAATGCGCTGGACTTCATCGCCAGTCGGCGAGCCACCAGTGTCTACATGGTTCAAAAG GTGATCCCCATGTTGCCTCGTCTGCTGTGTGAGGAGCTGTGCAGTCTAAACCCCCTGACTGACAGACTCACCTTCTCAGTCATTTGGAAGATCACCCCTGAGGGCAAG ATCCTGAGTGAGTGGTTCGGTCGCTCGGTGATCCGCTCGTGCATCAAGCTGAGCTATGACCACGCCCAGAGCATGATCGAGGCCCCCGACAAGCTGTTCCAGGCAGATGAGCTGCCCCCCTGTGCCGCCGAGCACCCCATGGATGAGATCCACCAGGCCGTGCTCAACCTGCACTCCATCGCAAAGAGGCTCCGTGCCCAGCGCTTCCAGGGCGGCGCCCTCCGCCTTGACCAG TTGAAGCTGTCTTTCACTCTAGACAGAGAGACAAGCATGCCCCAGGGCTGCTATGTCTACCAGTACAGGGACAGCAACAA GTTGGTAGAGGAGTTCATGTTGCTGGCCAACATGGCCACGGCCCACCAGATCTACCGCTCCTTCCCCAACAAGGCCCTGCTGCGACGCCACCCCCCGCCCCAGACCAAGATGGTGGACGACCTGCAGGAGTTCTGCGACCAGATGGGCCTCAACATCGACTTCTCCACGGCCGGGACGCTCCAT AAAAGTTTGAATGAGACCCTTGGTGATGACGAGTACACCAGCGCCAGGAAAGAGGTCCTGACCCACATGTGCTCCAGACCAATGCAG ATGGCGATGTACTTCTGTACGGGGGTGTTGAAGGAGGAACTCCTGTTCCGTCACTACGCCCTCAACGTACCCTTCTACACCCACTTCACCTCGCCCATACGGCGCTACGCTGACGTCATAGTCCACAGGCTGCTGGCCGCCTCTCTGG GCTGTGGTCCTCACCTAGAGTTGAAAGGGGAGGAGGTGCAGAAGCAGGCGTCCCACTGCAACGACAAGAAGACGGCCTCTAAGAGAGTCCAGGAGCTCAGCTCAGAGCTGTTCTTCAGTGTGTTCGTCAAG GAGAGTGGTCCTCTGGACTCTGAGGCCATGGTGATGGGAATTCTGGACCAGGCCTTCGACGTCCTCGTGCTGCGCTACGGGGTGCAGAAACGCATCTACTGCAAA GGTCTACATGGCCTGGAGACGTTCCACTTCCACAAGGTGGGGAAGAAGGGGGAGTTGACTCTGGTGTGGGCTGCAGAGGAACCCGGGAAGCCTAGCGTACGGCAG GAGATCTCCATCTTTAGTCTGGTGGACGTGCAGCTGAGGGCAGACGGAGCGCCTATGAAATACAGCGCTGTCATCAAGAGGCCTAATGAGACGGCGTGA